One Capra hircus breed San Clemente chromosome 27, ASM170441v1, whole genome shotgun sequence DNA window includes the following coding sequences:
- the SLC25A4 gene encoding ADP/ATP translocase 1: protein MSDQALSFLKDFLAGGVAAAISKTAVAPIERVKLLLQVQHASKQISAEKQYKGIIDCVVRIPKEQGFLSFWRGNLANVIRYFPTQALNFAFKDKYKQIFLGGVDRHKQFWRYFAGNLASGGAAGATSLCFVYPLDFARTRLAADVGKGAAQREFTGLGNCITKIFKSDGLRGLYQGFNVSVQGIIIYRAAYFGVYDTAKGMLPDPKNVHIIVSWMIAQTVTAVAGLVSYPFDTVRRRMMMQSGRKGADIMYTGTVDCWRKIAKDEGPKAFFKGAWSNVLRGMGGAFVLVLYDEIKKFV, encoded by the exons ATGAGCGATCAGGCTCTGAGCTTCCTGAAGGATTTCTTGGCCGGCGGCGTGGCCGCTGCCATCTCCAAGACTGCTGTCGCGCCCATCGAGAGGGTCAAACTGCTGCTGCAG GTCCAGCATGCCAGCAAACAGATCAGTGCCGAGAAGCAGTACAAAGGGATCATTGATTGCGTGGTGAGAATCCCCAAAGAGCAGGGCTTTCTCTCCTTCTGGAGGGGTAACCTGGCCAACGTGATCCGTTACTTCCCCACCCAAGCTCTCAACTTCGCCTTCAAGGACAAGTACAAGCAGATCTTCCTGGGGGGTGTGGACCGGCATAAGCAGTTCTGGCGCTACTTTGCTGGTAACCTGGCCTCCGGTGGGGCAGCTGGGGCCACCTCCCTCTGCTTTGTCTACCCGCTGGACTTCGCTAGGACCAGGCTGGCTGCCGACGTGGGCAAGGGTGCCGCCCAGCGGGAGTTCACTGGTCTGGGCAACTGTATCACCAAGATCTTCAAGTCTGATGGCCTGAGAGGTCTCTACCAGGGTTTCAACGTCTCGGTCCAGGGCATCATTATCTACAGAGCCGCCTACTTTGGAGTCTATGATACGGCCAAGG GGATGCTGCCTGACCCCAAGAATGTGCACATTATCGTGAGCTGGATGATCGCCCAGACTGTGACAGCGGTCGCGGGGCTGGTGTCCTACCCCTTTGACACCGTCCGCCGTAGGATGATGATGCAGTCTGGCCGGAAAGGGG CGGATATCATGTACACGGGGACAGTGGACTGCTGGCGGAAGATTGCAAAAGATGAAGGACCCAAGGCTTTCTTCAAAGGCGCCTGGTCCAATGTATTGAGAGGCATGGGTGGTGCTTTTGTATTGGTATTGTATGATGAGATCAAAAAGTTTGTCTAA